The proteins below come from a single Tachysurus fulvidraco isolate hzauxx_2018 chromosome 13, HZAU_PFXX_2.0, whole genome shotgun sequence genomic window:
- the nutf2 gene encoding nuclear transport factor 2 — translation MGDKPIWEQIGSSFVQHYYQLFDTDRTQLGSIYIDASCLTWEGQQFQGKAAIVEKLSSLPFTKIAHSITAQDHQPTPDSCIMSMVVGQLKADDDPIMGFHQSFILKNINDAWVCTNDMFRLAIHNFG, via the exons ATGGGAGACAAGCCGATCTGGGAACAAATAGGATCCAGCTTTGTTCAGCATTACTATCAGCTGTTTGACACAGACAGAACTCAGCTTGGATCAATATAT aTTGATGCATCATGCCTTACGTGGGAAGGGCAACAATTTCAGGGAAAAGCAGCGATCGTCGAGAAACTCTCT AGCCTGCCCTTCACAAAAATAGCCCACAGCATAACAGCACAAGATCACCAGCCCACTCCTGACAGCTGCATAATGAGTATGGTAGTAGGACAACTAAAA GCAGATGATGATCCCATCATGGGGTTCCATCAGAGTTTCATCCTGAAGAACATTAATGATGCGTGGGTGTGCACCAACGACATGTTCCGCTTAGCAATCCACAACTTTGGCTAA